Proteins encoded in a region of the Streptomyces sp. NBC_00513 genome:
- a CDS encoding CYTH and CHAD domain-containing protein, with protein MAETKREIERKFEFTRADAGRGSGSGSPDRSGSPDRQPAREARPRVPDLTGTAGVETVSPQGTVDLDAVYWDTPDQRLAADGLTLRRRTGGADAGWHLKLPVSPDVRDEVRAPLSDTVPDRLAELVRSRVRDGRLEPQVRLRSSREVSHLLDADGAVLAELSTDTVRARRGKARATWTEVEVELADGVDPELLDAVERRFREEGLRVCEAPSKLARALTETGGAPPARTETGPAEDTAGAQVLRYLREQRDTLVAQDPAVRRDLPDSVHQMRVAMRRMRSAFKTYRKVLDRAATDPLGEELRRLAAELGVARDQEVMAERLLAHLGELPDTLRLGPVRGRLRVWDTTRGHAARQQALAALDSDRYVALLDALDALLADPPLRGAAGHPAADVLPEAVTHDFERLAGRVETALDLDPGHDRDLALHAARKAAKRARYAADAAVPALGKPAARLSKAAKKVQTLLGDHQDGVVAREALRTIAVQATAAGESAFTWGLLYAREEALAERSERRLPEVWRKAAAVRDRVDLTG; from the coding sequence ATGGCCGAGACGAAGCGCGAGATCGAGCGGAAATTCGAGTTCACGCGAGCCGACGCGGGTCGGGGGAGCGGTTCGGGCTCCCCCGACCGGTCCGGCTCCCCCGACCGGCAGCCGGCCCGTGAGGCCCGCCCCCGGGTACCGGACCTCACGGGCACCGCGGGCGTCGAGACCGTCTCCCCGCAGGGCACCGTCGACCTCGACGCCGTCTACTGGGACACCCCCGACCAGCGGCTCGCCGCCGACGGGCTGACCCTGCGCCGCCGCACCGGCGGCGCCGACGCCGGCTGGCACCTCAAACTCCCCGTCTCCCCGGACGTCCGCGACGAGGTCCGGGCACCGCTCAGTGACACCGTCCCCGACCGGCTCGCCGAACTGGTCCGCTCCCGGGTACGCGACGGCCGGCTGGAGCCGCAGGTACGGCTGCGCTCCTCCCGCGAGGTCAGCCACCTCCTCGACGCCGACGGAGCCGTGCTCGCGGAACTGTCCACCGACACCGTCCGGGCCAGGCGGGGCAAGGCCAGGGCCACCTGGACCGAGGTGGAGGTGGAACTCGCCGACGGGGTGGACCCCGAACTGCTCGACGCCGTCGAACGGCGTTTCCGCGAAGAGGGCCTGCGGGTCTGCGAGGCCCCCTCGAAACTGGCCCGGGCACTCACGGAGACGGGCGGCGCGCCCCCCGCCCGGACCGAGACCGGGCCCGCCGAGGACACCGCCGGCGCGCAGGTGCTCCGGTACCTGCGCGAACAGCGCGACACCCTGGTCGCCCAGGACCCCGCCGTCCGCAGGGACCTGCCCGACTCCGTCCACCAGATGCGGGTCGCGATGCGGCGGATGCGCAGCGCCTTCAAGACGTACCGCAAGGTCCTCGACAGGGCGGCCACCGACCCGCTCGGGGAGGAACTGCGCCGGCTCGCCGCCGAACTCGGCGTCGCCCGCGACCAGGAGGTCATGGCCGAACGCCTCCTGGCGCACCTCGGCGAACTCCCCGACACCCTGCGGCTCGGCCCGGTCCGCGGTCGACTGCGCGTCTGGGACACCACGCGCGGTCACGCCGCCCGGCAACAGGCCCTCGCCGCACTCGACAGCGACCGGTACGTCGCCCTGCTGGACGCCCTCGACGCCCTGCTGGCCGACCCGCCCCTGCGCGGGGCCGCCGGGCACCCGGCGGCCGACGTCCTGCCCGAGGCGGTGACGCACGACTTCGAACGGCTCGCCGGCCGGGTCGAGACGGCGCTCGACCTCGACCCCGGACACGACCGCGACCTGGCCCTGCACGCCGCCCGCAAGGCCGCCAAGCGGGCCCGCTACGCGGCGGACGCCGCCGTACCCGCCCTCGGCAAGCCCGCCGCACGCCTGTCCAAGGCCGCCAAGAAGGTCCAGACCCTGCTCGGTGACCACCAGGACGGCGTGGTCGCCCGCGAGGCCCTGCGAACGATCGCCGTCCAGGCGACCGCCGCGGGCGAGTCCGCCTTCACCTGGGGCCTGTTGTACGCCCGAGAGGAAGCGTTGGCCGAGCGGAGCGAACGCCGGCTCCCGGAGGTCTGGCGCAAGGCGGCGGCCGTGCGGGACCGGGTGGACCTCACCGGGTAG
- the rodA gene encoding rod shape-determining protein RodA — protein MQTANKFSVSRYAPERGAMAKLTARDSVVRRLDWPILLCALALSFIGSMLVWSATRNRTSLNQGDPYYFLFRHALNTGIGLVLMIGTIWLGHRTLRGAVPALYGLSLLLIIAVLTPLGATINGAHAWIVIGGGFSIQPSEFVKITIILVMAMLLATRVDAGDLAHPDHRTVVKALCLAAAPMGIVMLMPDLGSVMVMVVIVLGVLLASGASNRWVLGLIGAGAGGAILIWQLGVLDEYQINRFAAFANPELDPAGVGYNTNQARIAIGSGGLTGSGLFKGSQTTGQFVPEQQTDFVFTVAGEELGFVGAGLILVLLGIILWRACIIARETTELYGTIVCAGIIAWFAFQAFENIGMTLGIMPVAGLPLPFVSYGGSSMFAVWIAVGLLQSIRVQRPLSA, from the coding sequence ATGCAGACCGCGAACAAGTTCTCCGTATCCCGGTACGCCCCGGAACGCGGAGCCATGGCCAAACTCACCGCCCGCGACTCGGTGGTGCGCCGGCTCGACTGGCCGATACTGCTCTGCGCACTGGCGCTGTCCTTCATCGGCTCCATGCTGGTGTGGTCGGCGACCCGCAACCGGACCTCCCTGAACCAGGGTGACCCGTACTACTTCCTTTTCCGGCACGCCCTGAACACCGGCATCGGCCTGGTGCTGATGATCGGCACGATCTGGCTCGGGCACCGCACCCTGCGCGGCGCGGTCCCGGCCCTCTACGGGCTCTCGCTGCTGCTGATCATCGCCGTGCTCACCCCGCTCGGCGCGACCATCAACGGCGCGCACGCGTGGATCGTGATCGGCGGCGGATTCTCCATCCAGCCCTCCGAGTTCGTCAAGATCACGATCATCCTGGTCATGGCGATGCTGCTGGCCACCCGGGTGGACGCGGGCGACCTCGCCCACCCCGACCACCGCACCGTCGTCAAGGCGCTGTGCCTGGCCGCCGCCCCGATGGGCATCGTCATGCTGATGCCCGACCTGGGCTCGGTCATGGTGATGGTCGTCATCGTGCTCGGCGTGCTGCTGGCCTCCGGCGCCTCCAACCGCTGGGTGCTGGGCCTCATCGGCGCGGGCGCCGGCGGGGCCATCCTGATCTGGCAGCTCGGCGTCCTCGACGAGTACCAGATCAACCGCTTCGCCGCCTTCGCCAACCCCGAACTCGACCCGGCGGGCGTCGGCTACAACACGAACCAGGCGCGCATCGCCATCGGCTCCGGCGGACTGACCGGCTCGGGCCTCTTCAAGGGCTCGCAGACCACCGGCCAGTTCGTGCCGGAGCAGCAGACCGACTTCGTGTTCACGGTCGCGGGGGAGGAGCTGGGCTTCGTCGGGGCCGGGCTGATCCTCGTCCTGCTGGGCATCATCCTGTGGCGGGCCTGCATCATCGCCCGCGAGACCACCGAGCTGTACGGGACGATCGTCTGCGCCGGGATCATCGCCTGGTTCGCCTTCCAGGCCTTCGAGAACATCGGGATGACGCTGGGGATCATGCCGGTCGCGGGACTGCCGCTGCCGTTCGTGTCCTACGGAGGCTCGTCGATGTTCGCCGTGTGGATCGCGGTGGGGCTGCTGCAGTCGATCCGGGTGCAACGGCCCCTTTCGGCCTGA
- the mrdA gene encoding penicillin-binding protein 2, protein MSNNPDTGRTSRVRIRLVIIQVLVFSLLLTLGGRLWYLQIRNGDEYYHEAKNNHVQQVVQPAVRGSILDARGIALADNETRLVVSASRTELMKMKDKGKGVLTRLSDVLDMTPQDVMDKVRLCDSRTPQPCWNGSPYQPIPVTNKATTQQALQIRERPEEFPGITAEPTAVRRYAAPGGANTGQALGYLSPVTDGEITRAKDTNSPFLRSDQVGRFGLERTYDRPLRGKSGVTRYEVDNLGRVIGMAQNDPAIPGANLVTSIDARVQAVAEFELNAAMVEARKQIDRNTGVPYKADAGAIVVLESKTGRVVAMASNPTYDPNVWVGGISAKDYAKLTAKDSNVPLMNRAIQGQAAPGSIFKVIPTAAAVNAGYKFDGEYPCPSSYSIGGQVFKNFESQGHGSITLGRALEVSCDTVFYALGHQQWLKDGGLKPKKRPAEIFYKTAHQFGLGAETGVDLPGEEKGRVPDRQWKQRFWTANKDMWCKTGKKGGTYVELLSYENCLEGNLMRAGDAVNYSIGQGDTLVTPIQMATIYAAIANGGTMWNPTIGKAIISADGKRVEKIPPRAHGRLPVTPETLRKMDGALAGVATEGTAAWRFGGWPQKEIPMHAKTGTAEVYGKQTTSWFATYTSDFTIVMTISQGGTGSGASGPAVRNVYNAIYGLDMAGKQDVKRALLIKPEANLPTIQPDGSIDAPVVRPYVPPSPEEVPALAGPPAPPAARQD, encoded by the coding sequence GTGAGCAACAACCCCGACACCGGCCGCACCTCCCGGGTGCGGATCCGACTCGTCATCATCCAGGTGCTCGTCTTCTCCCTGCTCCTCACCCTCGGCGGGCGCCTCTGGTACCTCCAGATCCGCAACGGCGACGAGTACTACCACGAGGCGAAGAACAACCACGTCCAGCAGGTCGTCCAGCCCGCCGTGCGCGGTTCGATCCTCGACGCGCGCGGCATCGCGCTCGCCGACAACGAGACCCGTCTGGTCGTCTCCGCCAGCCGCACCGAGCTGATGAAGATGAAGGACAAGGGCAAGGGGGTCCTCACCCGGCTCTCGGACGTACTGGACATGACGCCGCAGGACGTCATGGACAAGGTCCGGCTCTGCGACTCGCGGACCCCCCAGCCCTGCTGGAACGGCTCCCCCTACCAGCCGATCCCGGTCACCAACAAGGCCACCACCCAGCAGGCGCTGCAAATCCGCGAGCGCCCCGAGGAGTTCCCCGGCATCACGGCCGAGCCCACCGCGGTCCGCCGCTACGCCGCCCCCGGCGGAGCCAACACCGGACAGGCGCTGGGCTACCTCTCCCCGGTCACCGACGGCGAGATCACCCGGGCGAAGGACACCAACTCGCCCTTCCTGCGCTCCGACCAGGTGGGCCGCTTCGGCCTGGAACGCACCTACGACAGGCCCCTGCGCGGCAAGTCCGGCGTGACCCGCTACGAGGTGGACAACCTCGGCCGGGTCATCGGCATGGCCCAGAACGATCCCGCGATCCCCGGCGCCAACCTCGTGACGAGCATCGACGCGCGCGTCCAGGCCGTCGCCGAGTTCGAGCTGAACGCGGCCATGGTCGAGGCGCGCAAGCAGATCGACCGCAACACGGGCGTTCCCTACAAGGCCGACGCGGGCGCCATCGTCGTCCTGGAGTCCAAGACCGGCCGCGTCGTCGCCATGGCCTCCAACCCGACCTACGACCCGAACGTCTGGGTCGGCGGGATCTCCGCCAAGGACTACGCGAAGCTGACCGCCAAGGACTCCAACGTCCCGCTGATGAACCGGGCGATCCAGGGCCAGGCCGCGCCGGGCTCCATCTTCAAGGTGATCCCGACCGCCGCCGCCGTCAACGCCGGGTACAAGTTCGACGGCGAGTACCCCTGCCCCAGTTCGTACTCCATCGGCGGACAGGTCTTCAAGAACTTCGAGTCCCAGGGCCACGGCTCCATCACCCTCGGCCGGGCACTGGAGGTCTCCTGCGACACCGTCTTCTACGCCCTCGGCCACCAGCAGTGGCTGAAGGACGGCGGGCTCAAGCCGAAGAAGCGCCCGGCCGAGATCTTCTACAAGACCGCCCACCAGTTCGGGCTCGGCGCCGAGACCGGCGTCGACCTGCCGGGCGAGGAGAAGGGCCGGGTCCCGGACCGCCAGTGGAAGCAGCGGTTCTGGACCGCCAACAAGGACATGTGGTGCAAGACGGGGAAGAAGGGCGGCACCTACGTCGAGCTGCTGTCCTACGAGAACTGCCTCGAAGGCAACCTGATGCGCGCCGGTGACGCCGTCAACTACTCCATCGGCCAGGGCGACACCCTCGTCACGCCGATCCAGATGGCCACCATCTACGCGGCCATCGCCAACGGCGGCACCATGTGGAACCCGACCATCGGCAAGGCGATCATCAGCGCCGACGGCAAGCGGGTCGAGAAGATCCCGCCGCGCGCCCACGGCCGGCTGCCGGTCACCCCGGAGACCCTCCGCAAGATGGACGGGGCCCTCGCCGGCGTCGCCACCGAGGGCACCGCCGCATGGCGGTTCGGCGGCTGGCCGCAGAAGGAGATCCCGATGCACGCCAAGACCGGCACCGCCGAGGTCTACGGCAAGCAGACGACCTCCTGGTTCGCCACCTACACCTCGGACTTCACGATCGTCATGACGATCTCCCAGGGTGGTACCGGTTCCGGGGCATCCGGCCCCGCCGTGCGCAACGTGTACAACGCCATCTACGGTCTGGACATGGCCGGCAAGCAGGACGTCAAGCGTGCCCTGCTGATCAAGCCGGAGGCGAACCTGCCGACCATCCAACCCGACGGATCCATCGACGCCCCCGTGGTCAGGCCCTACGTGCCCCCGTCCCCGGAGGAGGTGCCCGCGCTCGCCGGGCCGCCCGCACCGCCCGCAGCAAGGCAGGACTGA
- the mreD gene encoding rod shape-determining protein MreD, producing the protein MRFNRILLSATLVVVALVVQVAVLGRLQLPGAVPDLVLLTVVALALVYGHLSGAIIGFGAGLLADLAPPADHAAGRYALVLCLIGYLVGLARPDNGRFRSAWGPMLTVVAAAIGSTLLYAGVGALVGDTAARHVGLAGLLFTATLYDLLLAPFTVPFIMALARRAENDPMAVEAGGGPPQGKDVSSGWLAGGTGLRIGSQRGGLRLKTARGRANRAGRIKGVKGVKSVKKL; encoded by the coding sequence ATGCGTTTCAACCGGATCCTGCTCTCGGCCACGCTCGTGGTGGTCGCCCTCGTGGTCCAGGTCGCCGTTCTCGGCCGGCTCCAACTGCCCGGCGCGGTACCCGACCTGGTCCTCCTCACCGTCGTCGCCCTCGCCCTGGTGTACGGCCACCTCAGCGGAGCCATCATCGGCTTCGGCGCCGGCCTGCTCGCCGACCTGGCGCCGCCCGCCGACCACGCCGCCGGGCGGTACGCGCTCGTGCTGTGCCTCATCGGCTACCTCGTCGGCCTGGCCCGCCCCGACAACGGGCGGTTCCGCTCGGCCTGGGGGCCGATGCTGACCGTCGTCGCCGCCGCGATCGGCTCCACCCTGCTGTACGCGGGCGTCGGCGCCCTCGTCGGGGACACCGCCGCCCGCCACGTCGGCCTGGCCGGCCTGCTGTTCACCGCGACCCTCTACGACCTGCTGCTCGCGCCCTTCACCGTGCCGTTCATCATGGCGCTCGCCCGGCGCGCCGAGAACGACCCGATGGCCGTCGAGGCCGGCGGCGGCCCGCCCCAGGGCAAGGACGTCTCCTCCGGCTGGCTGGCCGGCGGCACGGGGCTGCGCATCGGCAGCCAGCGCGGTGGACTGCGCCTGAAGACCGCACGCGGACGCGCCAACCGGGCCGGCCGCATAAAGGGCGTCAAGGGTGTGAAGAGCGTCAAGAAACTGTGA
- the mreC gene encoding rod shape-determining protein MreC, whose translation MRDTRESRLLLVLLIAIAFALITVDIRAGEESPVDGARQAAAAVFGPVEKGVATAVDPVAHAIGAVRDSGERHNRIATLERENTALKAKLGSDDQNRSRVRELDEMLKRAGAGQYGIKGAEVIAIGAAQGFSWTVTIDAGSKDGIERDMTVLNGEGLVGRVSTVGPDTATVVLANDPDFTVGTRLEKTGELGFATGQGDRALSVQMLNGKAKINAGDRLVTFGSRGNKPFVPGVPIGEVVKVDPSRGDLTRTVWVRPFVGFSRLDIVGVVVMPPREDPRDAVLPPKPAAPKPTPTVTVTVTPSASVPGKPDDE comes from the coding sequence GTGAGGGACACACGAGAGAGCCGGCTGCTCCTGGTGCTTCTGATCGCCATCGCGTTCGCATTGATCACGGTGGACATCAGAGCGGGCGAGGAGTCACCGGTCGACGGTGCCCGACAGGCCGCCGCAGCGGTCTTCGGCCCCGTCGAGAAGGGCGTGGCGACGGCGGTGGATCCGGTGGCCCACGCCATAGGAGCCGTACGCGACTCCGGCGAGCGCCACAACCGGATCGCGACGCTGGAGCGCGAGAACACCGCGCTCAAGGCCAAGCTCGGCAGCGACGACCAGAACCGCAGCCGCGTCCGCGAGCTCGACGAGATGCTCAAGCGGGCCGGCGCGGGACAGTACGGGATCAAGGGCGCCGAGGTCATCGCGATAGGAGCGGCCCAGGGCTTCTCCTGGACCGTCACCATCGACGCGGGCAGCAAGGACGGCATCGAGCGCGACATGACCGTCCTGAACGGGGAGGGCCTCGTCGGCCGGGTCTCCACCGTCGGCCCCGACACCGCCACCGTGGTCCTCGCCAACGACCCCGACTTCACCGTCGGCACCCGACTGGAGAAGACCGGCGAACTCGGCTTCGCCACCGGCCAGGGCGACCGTGCCCTGTCCGTGCAGATGCTCAACGGCAAGGCCAAGATCAACGCGGGCGATCGGCTCGTCACCTTCGGCTCGCGCGGCAACAAGCCGTTCGTGCCCGGCGTGCCGATCGGCGAGGTGGTCAAGGTGGACCCCTCCCGCGGAGACCTCACCCGTACCGTCTGGGTGCGCCCGTTCGTGGGCTTCTCGCGCCTGGACATCGTCGGCGTCGTCGTGATGCCGCCGCGCGAGGACCCGCGCGACGCGGTCCTCCCGCCGAAGCCCGCGGCCCCCAAGCCCACCCCGACGGTCACCGTCACGGTCACCCCGTCCGCCAGTGTGCCCGGCAAGCCGGACGACGAGTAG
- a CDS encoding rod shape-determining protein, with the protein MSFIGRDMAIDLGTANTLVYVRGRGIVLNEPSVVAINTNTGGILAVGSEAKKMIGRTPGNIVAVRPLKDGVIADFEITERMLRYFILKIHKRRYLARPRVVVCVPSGITGVERRAVIEASTQAGARQVHIIEEPMAAAIGSGLPVHEATGNMVVDIGGGTTEVAVISLGGIVTAQSIRVAGDELDNAIIQHIKKEYSLLLGERTAEQIKITIGSAYDLDKDEHTEIRGRDLVSGLPKTVVISAAEVRKAIEEPVNAIVDAVKTTLDKCPPELSGDIMDRGIVLTGGGALLRGLDERLRRETGMPIHIAEDPLDSVALGSGKCVEEFEALQQVLDAQPRR; encoded by the coding sequence ATGTCGTTCATCGGCCGTGACATGGCGATCGACCTCGGGACCGCCAACACGCTGGTGTACGTGAGGGGCCGGGGGATCGTCCTGAACGAGCCGTCCGTGGTCGCCATCAACACGAACACCGGTGGCATCCTGGCGGTCGGCTCCGAGGCGAAGAAGATGATCGGCCGGACGCCCGGCAACATCGTCGCCGTCAGGCCCCTCAAGGACGGCGTGATCGCCGACTTCGAGATCACCGAGCGCATGCTCCGGTACTTCATCCTCAAGATCCACAAGCGCCGTTACCTGGCGCGTCCGCGCGTCGTGGTGTGCGTGCCCTCCGGCATCACCGGAGTGGAGCGCCGCGCCGTCATCGAGGCGTCCACGCAGGCCGGCGCCCGCCAGGTACACATCATCGAAGAGCCCATGGCCGCCGCCATCGGCTCGGGCCTGCCCGTCCACGAGGCCACCGGCAACATGGTCGTGGACATCGGCGGCGGCACCACCGAGGTCGCCGTCATCTCCCTCGGCGGAATCGTCACGGCGCAGTCCATCCGGGTGGCCGGTGACGAGCTGGACAACGCGATCATCCAGCACATCAAGAAGGAGTACTCGCTCCTCCTCGGTGAGCGCACCGCCGAACAGATCAAGATCACCATCGGTTCGGCGTACGACCTCGACAAGGACGAGCACACCGAGATCCGCGGCAGGGACCTGGTGTCCGGGCTGCCGAAGACGGTCGTGATCTCGGCCGCCGAGGTCCGCAAGGCCATCGAGGAGCCGGTCAACGCCATCGTCGACGCGGTCAAGACGACGCTGGACAAGTGCCCGCCGGAACTCTCCGGCGACATCATGGACCGCGGCATCGTCCTGACCGGCGGCGGCGCGCTGCTGCGCGGCCTGGACGAGCGACTGCGCCGTGAGACCGGCATGCCGATCCACATCGCGGAGGATCCGCTCGACTCGGTCGCGCTCGGCTCCGGCAAGTGCGTGGAGGAGTTCGAAGCACTCCAGCAGGTTCTGGACGCCCAGCCCCGGCGGTGA
- the ndk gene encoding nucleoside-diphosphate kinase → MTQRTLVLLKPDAVRRGLIGEIIGRIERKAGWTIPALELRTLDQETLEAHYGEHKGKPFYEPLMGFMSGGPVVALVVEGERVIEGVRGLAGPTDPIAAAPGSIRGDFGSITRENLIHASDSEESAERELKLFFPAL, encoded by the coding sequence ATGACCCAGCGCACGCTCGTCCTGCTCAAGCCCGACGCCGTCCGTCGTGGCCTGATCGGCGAGATCATCGGCCGCATCGAGCGGAAGGCCGGCTGGACCATTCCCGCGCTGGAGCTGCGCACGCTCGACCAGGAGACCCTGGAGGCGCACTACGGCGAGCACAAGGGCAAGCCGTTCTACGAGCCCCTCATGGGCTTCATGTCCGGTGGCCCGGTCGTCGCTCTCGTGGTCGAGGGCGAGCGCGTGATCGAGGGCGTTCGCGGCCTCGCCGGCCCGACCGACCCGATCGCCGCGGCGCCCGGCTCGATCCGCGGCGACTTCGGTTCCATCACCCGGGAGAACCTGATCCACGCCTCGGATTCCGAGGAGTCCGCGGAGCGCGAGCTGAAGCTGTTCTTCCCCGCGCTCTGA
- a CDS encoding DUF4233 domain-containing protein, with the protein MRTLCASTLIGEFFVIGFAGLVAMKDPDLTQATVWTVCGVAMLLSILLCGMLSRPGAVQLGWALQVGLILSGFVVPTMFFLGAVFAGLWWCSVHYGRRIDDVKARWAAAHPEHEAQA; encoded by the coding sequence ATGCGCACGCTCTGCGCGAGCACGCTGATCGGCGAGTTCTTCGTGATCGGTTTCGCGGGCCTGGTGGCCATGAAGGACCCGGACCTGACCCAGGCGACCGTGTGGACGGTGTGCGGCGTCGCGATGCTGCTGTCGATCCTGCTGTGCGGGATGCTGTCGCGGCCCGGCGCGGTGCAGCTCGGATGGGCCCTTCAGGTGGGCCTGATCCTCAGCGGTTTCGTGGTGCCGACGATGTTCTTCCTCGGGGCGGTCTTCGCCGGCCTGTGGTGGTGCTCCGTGCACTACGGACGCCGCATCGACGACGTGAAGGCCCGTTGGGCCGCCGCCCATCCGGAGCACGAGGCGCAGGCCTGA
- a CDS encoding folylpolyglutamate synthase/dihydrofolate synthase family protein: MSEQQPESHGPDEPGRPFDGIDAFDQIIAEESDRDPDLAVIEAGSRTLRAHGGAPLGDQVPAVPTDPEAAKALQEVEQELAGRWGETKLEPSVSRIAALMDVLGEPQRAYPSIHVTGTNGKTSTARMIEALLNAFELRTGRYTSPHVQSVTERISLDGAPITPERFVETYHDVKPYVEMVDAAEEYRLSFFEVLTGMAYAAFADAPVDVAVVEVGMGGTWDATNVIDGVVAVVTPISLDHTDRLGSTPGEIAQEKGGVIKQDATVILAQQPVDAAQVLLKKAVEVDATVAREGMEFGVVSREVAVGGQMLTLRGVGGEYDGIFLPLYGAHMAHNAAVALAAVEAFFGVGAEHARELDTDTVRKAFASVTSPGRMEVVRRSPTVVLDAAHNPAGARVTAEAVTEAFGFSRLIGVMAASEGKDVRGVLEAFEPIFAEIVVTENSSHRAMSADELAGVAVEVFGADRVQVEPRLDDALEAAITLAEEEAEYGGAGVLVTGSVITVGEARLLFKRG; the protein is encoded by the coding sequence GTGAGTGAGCAGCAGCCCGAGAGCCATGGCCCCGACGAACCGGGCCGCCCCTTCGACGGGATCGACGCGTTCGACCAGATCATCGCGGAGGAGTCCGACCGCGACCCCGACCTGGCGGTGATCGAGGCCGGCAGTCGCACCCTGCGCGCACACGGCGGAGCGCCGCTGGGCGACCAGGTGCCCGCCGTCCCCACCGACCCGGAGGCGGCCAAGGCGCTGCAGGAGGTGGAGCAGGAGCTGGCCGGCCGCTGGGGCGAGACGAAGCTGGAGCCGTCCGTCTCGCGGATCGCCGCGCTGATGGACGTCCTGGGCGAGCCGCAGCGCGCGTACCCGTCCATCCACGTCACCGGCACCAACGGCAAGACCAGCACCGCCCGCATGATCGAGGCCCTGCTGAACGCCTTCGAACTGCGCACCGGCCGCTACACCAGCCCGCACGTGCAGTCGGTCACCGAGCGGATCAGCCTGGACGGGGCGCCGATCACCCCGGAGCGGTTCGTGGAGACCTACCACGACGTCAAGCCGTACGTGGAGATGGTCGACGCCGCCGAGGAGTACCGGCTGTCGTTCTTCGAGGTGCTCACCGGGATGGCTTACGCGGCCTTCGCGGACGCCCCCGTGGACGTGGCGGTCGTCGAGGTCGGCATGGGCGGTACCTGGGACGCCACCAACGTGATCGACGGCGTGGTCGCCGTGGTCACCCCGATCAGCCTCGACCACACCGACCGGCTCGGCTCCACCCCCGGCGAGATCGCGCAGGAGAAGGGCGGCGTCATCAAGCAGGACGCCACCGTCATCCTGGCGCAGCAGCCGGTCGACGCGGCGCAGGTGCTGCTGAAGAAGGCCGTCGAGGTCGACGCGACCGTGGCCCGCGAGGGCATGGAGTTCGGGGTCGTCTCCCGCGAGGTGGCGGTCGGCGGCCAGATGCTGACCCTGCGCGGCGTGGGCGGCGAGTACGACGGCATCTTCCTCCCGCTGTACGGCGCCCACATGGCGCACAACGCGGCCGTGGCGCTGGCGGCGGTCGAGGCCTTCTTCGGGGTCGGCGCGGAGCACGCGCGGGAGCTGGACACGGACACCGTCCGCAAGGCCTTCGCCTCGGTGACCTCGCCGGGCCGCATGGAGGTCGTCCGGCGCAGCCCGACCGTGGTCCTGGACGCGGCCCACAATCCGGCGGGGGCCCGGGTGACCGCCGAGGCCGTCACCGAGGCATTCGGCTTCAGCCGGTTGATCGGGGTCATGGCCGCCAGCGAGGGCAAGGACGTCAGGGGCGTCCTGGAGGCCTTCGAGCCGATCTTCGCGGAGATCGTGGTCACGGAGAACTCCAGCCACCGGGCGATGTCGGCCGACGAGCTGGCGGGCGTGGCGGTGGAGGTCTTCGGGGCCGACCGGGTGCAGGTGGAGCCGAGGCTGGACGACGCCCTGGAGGCGGCGATCACCCTGGCGGAGGAAGAGGCCGAATACGGCGGGGCCGGGGTCCTGGTGACCGGCTCGGTGATCACGGTGGGCGAGGCCCGCCTGCTGTTCAAGAGGGGCTGA